The Bacteroidales bacterium genome contains the following window.
GGATAATTTTTGCTGCCAAAAATAATACTTCTCCCCATTTATTTTATGTGAGCCAATAAAACTTCTTTTAAAAAAATTAAATAGGTCTTTTATATTTAGCCAAATTTAAACATTAATATTAATTATAGAATTTTAATGGTTTCTTAATGTAATTATTACTATATTTTACTATTTTGCATTCTCGGATGCAATATTCCGTTTTGTCAGGCTTTTCATAGAATATATTTTGAATTATGAAAATAAAATTTTTTATAACAAATAAAATTTATAATGATAAACCACGAAACAACTAATAATAATTCCGTTTTTTTTGATTTACTTTTTTCATCCGAAATAAATTTTTCAGAGAAATGCCCCAATAATTTAGCAGAACTTGTTTTTAAAAAAAACGCTGAACGAAATGAAGATTCAATTATTATTATAAGTCATGATGAAAATAATTTAGTTGAAGTCTCTTTAAAACGTTTGCGGTTTATTATTTATAATCTTTTCAATGAGTTTGCAAACAAAGGAATTAAACCCGGCGACACCGTATTGCTTGGAAACATTACAGGAAATAATGAATTGTTTATTGCACTTATGTTTTCAGCTCTTGCTTCGTATGGGGTGAAAGTTTTATTGCCGATGTTCATGGAGTCGGGCGAACTTTATGAATGGATGCAGCTAACAAAAAGTAAAGTAATCATACTTCCCGAAAAAGATATTTTTTCATTGCAGGGCCATGAAAATGAAAAAAGAACTATAAAAGAAATTAAAGAAACTGCTGTATCAAAGGGAATAAATTATTATGATTTTTTTAATGATTTTAAAATAAGAGAATTTTTATATAATGATTTTTCCCAGGTAAATCCAGACGTTGCAATTATAAATGAAATCATAAAAATTACTTCACATAAAACCGAAGCATTACTTATTACAACATCGGGTTCTTCCGGAAAATCAAAATTAGTTATTTATGAACAAGGTGCATTTATAAAGAATTGTATCAGCTGGCACCAGGCTGGTTTCTATAATGAAGATAAACTTGGTGGACGTGGATTTACTCCGCTTTTCGCACATACCATGGGTGTACGAGCATTTATGAATGCATTATGGACAGGCACGCCGGTATGTTTAATAAACACCGAATGGTTTATTGAAAAACCTGAAACGGTAAGCTATCTGCTAAGGCAGATGAAACTTAATCATATAACAGGTGGCCCTGCTGTATTTAATTTAATGCTTGAGATGATGCGTCGTTACCCGGAACTGAAAATTGAAATGCAGCATTCAATAAAAACAGTTGTATTCAGCGGAGCTCCCACAAATAGCAAAACAGCTTTGGATGTTGAATCGGCATTGGGCCTTCGTATTAATAATGCTTATGGCACTACCGAAACGCAACAAGTTTTAAGTACGGTGCTTTTGGATGATACAAAGTTTAAAAAAAATAATTCTATGGGACTTTTGCTTCCGGGAGTTTCAATAGGATTAAAAGAAATTGAAGACGAAAAAAATAATTATTTAATGTATATCAAATCACCTTTCGGGATGAAGGGGATATTTAATCATGAAGATAAAAATGATGAAATTCCTTTTGGTTATTTCGATACGGGAGATATTGTAACATTGAATGAAGATAATGAATTGGTTTATGTAAAACGAAAATCACGCGATTTTTTTAAAGATGGCTTTGGTGTTAAAATCCCGTTGCCTGCAATAAATAACTATTATGCTGAATTAATAAATATTGTAAAGCACATTGAATATTTTCCGTTAAAGGATATTCCCGGTTTAACAGCTTTGATTTTTATAAAAGATGAAAAGGTAAAAGAAGGTGCCGTTATTGAAAACCGCATTATTAAAGAGTATTCGGGTTTTATTTCAAAAATCAATGATAATTTATTTTCCTTACTCGAACCTTTTGAAAGCAGGCATCGCACCATTAAAAGATTTGCTTTGATAAATGAAACTGTTCCCACAACAGGCAAAGGTACCGTGTCGCAGTATAAAATACAAACCAAATACAAAGAAATAATTGATAAACTTGTTGATGTTTTGAGTTGGGATGAAGCCATTGAAAATGTAATTAACAGAACAGATTTCAATAATTCTTTTACGTATTATAATAATCCTCACATTGGCGGAATGCTTGAAGCGCTTGCTGCTGATTATACGTATCACCGGTCGAAAAAAGACAGCCTCTTTACATTCATAAAAGGTAAAGAAACCGAAGTGCTTGATATGACTGGCGGTTATGGCACAAACCTTTTAGGTCACAACAACGATGAAATTAAAAATGTTGCCAATGACTTTTTAAATAGTGATGAAATTGCAATATCCGACCAGGGAAGCATTCAAAAATATATTGGAGCATTAGCAGAAAAATTAAATGCATTAACAAGCGAAGCAACAGGAAGCGACTATACGGTATTATTTGGTTCAACCGGTACCGAAGCTGTAGAAATAGCTATTCATCATGCATTTTTTGAATGGATAAATAATATTGAAGATTTAAAACGACAGCAATATCAGAAATATGGAGGATTTCCGGATTCACTTGTTGAAGAAGTGTGGCAGTCGAATTTAAAAGTTATAGATAAAACACGGGTTCATATCATTGCATTGAAGAATGCTTTCCACGGTCATACTGTGGGCTCCCGTGGAATGTTGGGCAATAACAAAAAGCGAAATAAGTTTAAAAATATTCTTGGAATTTCAGCTGTATTTATTGATGAACGTTCTGAAAATTGGAAAACCGAATTAGAAAAAAAACTTGAAAATTGTAAATTATGTTTGGAAAAAGTAGTTCCTTCTGATAAAGGTTTTGTCAAACAAAAATTTTACATAAGCACTGTAATTGCTGCTATTGCAGAACCAATAGTTGGAGAAGGCGGAATACATATTACCAATACGGATTTCCTGGATTTTCTTTCTGGTTTTGATTTTCCATTAATAATGGATGAAATTCAGTGTGGGTTAGGGCGTGCAGGAACTTTTCTTGCATCGCAGGGACATAAAGCATCATACTATCTTTTTGCAAAATCACTTGGAGGAAATATTGAAAAAATTTCTTGCATACTAATTGACAGAAAAAGATATAAAAAAGATTTTGCAGAATATTATTCTTCTACTTTTTCAAATGGAGGTTTGGCAGCTAAAGTTGCATTAAAAACTCTTAAAATAATAAAGAATGATAATGTTCCGGAAAGAGCGAAAACACAAGGCGAAAAAATAGTTAACGAACTAAAAAAAATACAAGATGAATTTCCAAAAGTAATTGAAGAAATTAGCGGTAGAGGCCTGATGCTTGGAATCAGGTTTTGTGATTTTTCAAATGATGAAAATTTTCTGTTGAGAATTTTATACAATCAAAAAAAATTAGGTCTGCTGTTATCTGCATATTTACTGAAGTGTCACGATATTCGTATACTTCCAACATTATCTGCACCCAACACATTAAGGATAGAACCATCGTGTTATATTGACGATAACGAAATTGCAAAATTTATAAAAAGTATAGAAACTTTATGTGAAATAATTAATAACAGGAATCTTTATGAGCTTTTAAAACCATTGATGGATGGAGATATGTTTGAAGACAATAAAGGGAAAATGCCTGAGTCTGGATTTTTATATACCGCAATTGATAAGCCCAAAAAGAATGCAGTGAAAGTCGCTATTGTCGCGCATTTTGTTTAT
Protein-coding sequences here:
- a CDS encoding aminotransferase class III-fold pyridoxal phosphate-dependent enzyme is translated as MINHETTNNNSVFFDLLFSSEINFSEKCPNNLAELVFKKNAERNEDSIIIISHDENNLVEVSLKRLRFIIYNLFNEFANKGIKPGDTVLLGNITGNNELFIALMFSALASYGVKVLLPMFMESGELYEWMQLTKSKVIILPEKDIFSLQGHENEKRTIKEIKETAVSKGINYYDFFNDFKIREFLYNDFSQVNPDVAIINEIIKITSHKTEALLITTSGSSGKSKLVIYEQGAFIKNCISWHQAGFYNEDKLGGRGFTPLFAHTMGVRAFMNALWTGTPVCLINTEWFIEKPETVSYLLRQMKLNHITGGPAVFNLMLEMMRRYPELKIEMQHSIKTVVFSGAPTNSKTALDVESALGLRINNAYGTTETQQVLSTVLLDDTKFKKNNSMGLLLPGVSIGLKEIEDEKNNYLMYIKSPFGMKGIFNHEDKNDEIPFGYFDTGDIVTLNEDNELVYVKRKSRDFFKDGFGVKIPLPAINNYYAELINIVKHIEYFPLKDIPGLTALIFIKDEKVKEGAVIENRIIKEYSGFISKINDNLFSLLEPFESRHRTIKRFALINETVPTTGKGTVSQYKIQTKYKEIIDKLVDVLSWDEAIENVINRTDFNNSFTYYNNPHIGGMLEALAADYTYHRSKKDSLFTFIKGKETEVLDMTGGYGTNLLGHNNDEIKNVANDFLNSDEIAISDQGSIQKYIGALAEKLNALTSEATGSDYTVLFGSTGTEAVEIAIHHAFFEWINNIEDLKRQQYQKYGGFPDSLVEEVWQSNLKVIDKTRVHIIALKNAFHGHTVGSRGMLGNNKKRNKFKNILGISAVFIDERSENWKTELEKKLENCKLCLEKVVPSDKGFVKQKFYISTVIAAIAEPIVGEGGIHITNTDFLDFLSGFDFPLIMDEIQCGLGRAGTFLASQGHKASYYLFAKSLGGNIEKISCILIDRKRYKKDFAEYYSSTFSNGGLAAKVALKTLKIIKNDNVPERAKTQGEKIVNELKKIQDEFPKVIEEISGRGLMLGIRFCDFSNDENFLLRILYNQKKLGLLLSAYLLKCHDIRILPTLSAPNTLRIEPSCYIDDNEIAKFIKSIETLCEIINNRNLYELLKPLMDGDMFEDNKGKMPESGFLYTAIDKPKKNAVKVAIVAHFVYPVNELRCLEKDLCKASDTGLRILFNRVQTLMEMEPFLIFSKNLFNGKIHFSFIAIPIDTCELERLNRQKKTKTIVAKIQKAVDMAGNMGAKVVSLGAYTSIVSNNGLALVEPKKTRIVTGNTLTAASCVKKILQEISFNKYFEKNKILAIVGAAGNIGSVIAESLLRSDIAFDKVYLIGRSKSKLEKVLMNFCEDTFIRSTENIEIATDLTPLSNCNIIIAATNTNDPIIFPHHLNNENAVIISDMSTPKAVSDEVYLMKNIIALQHASYIKLPGDNDFIISSHTPKGAVFCCAAEAILCGLSHYRQSLKGKLSVKEIEKIISLMNEYKLLEQKEN